The DNA window GTATGGTGGCGACGCTCAGCACGCCTAGCAGGGTCAAGGTTACGCGGCGTCGTAGGTTTTTGAGTTCTAGTTCAGGTTGTTCGAAGGTGCGGGCGCATGATTCGCTGCAGAAGTAGTATGTTCGGTCGCCGATTTTCCGTTTGATGGCTGTGTTGGCGTCGACTGTCATGCCGCATACGGGATCACGGGGCAACTTTTGTCACTTCCCTATGTTGGTTAAACGTGTATGTGAAATAGGTGTTCCAAGATATAAATATATCTTTTTTAGATATATCTTTTCGGATAATATTTATATGTTGGCACTCGCACATACCTTCATTGTGGGCAACATGGTTAGTCAAGCGAAAACAGACCCACTGCAGGATTTGTTGTCGGATTTCTCACGCTTCTACATACTCATGATTCTGTACGAAGGCCCAGCCCACGGCTACAGCATACTAAGCCGCTTTAAACAGCGCCTCGGCAAAAAGGTCAGCCCCAGCTTAGTTTACCCGTTTCTGCAGCAACTGGAAGAAAAAGGTCTGGTCAAGCACACACTGAAACCCGTGGGAGAGAAAGAGAAGAAAGTCTTTGAACTCACGAAAGAGGGCAAGGAACTGAGCATAGGCTTGTTCAAACGCTTCGCTGGTTTAGTCAGCATTGCCATAGAGCCAAGTCTGAATGTGTGTGCTCATTGTGGCTGCAAGGTTTACGAGGGCGGTTATCGCGAAGTCATCGATGGCAAGGATACCACGTTCTGCTGCATGCACTGTGCCAACTCCTACAAAGAAGAAAGGAGGCTGTCCAAAGGATTAGTGAAGGGTGGAAAGCATGTCCACAGTTAAAGACCCAGTTTGCGGCATGACTGTAGACGAAAAAACGGCGGCACACAAAACAATTCACGATAACAAGGTCTACTACTTCTGCTCCTCCACATGCCAGACAGAATTTGTCAAGGACCCAGACAAATACCTGCAGCAAACGTCAACTGCTGGTCGACATGCTGGTCACTACGGCGGCTACTGCGGATCCAGCGGCTGCGGTCCACCAGCTCGAGGCGTGGCTTGGTATCTTTATCTTGGGCTTCTGCTTCTTCTGCTGCTAACATTATTGTTGGCGAGATAGGAGACAACTAGCTGAGATGGAAGTGATGTTGAATGATTGATTATGGTTATGGAGACTGGTATCTTGTAGCGTTAAACGTGCTCATTTTTGGTCTCTTCGCGTTGTTCATTCCTTTCAAAAGGAGGCTTTACAGGCTGCCTTCAAGCATCTATGTGGCGTTCGTGGTTGCTTTGTACGCCGAGATGTATGGTTTTCCATTGACGATATACGTTTTGTCTTGGCTTTTTGGTTATCAAAACCCGATGACACACATGGCTGGCCACATTTTCGCGTCTGTTGTTGGAGAGGGCTTCTTCTTCACGGTTTTGCATCCGCTTTCCGTACTGATGTTGGTGGGGGGTGCGTTATTGGTCATTTATGGATGGCAGGAAGTTTTTTCAGCACGACAAGGGTTGGTGACGACGGGCTTGTACGCTTACATGCGCCATCCGCAATACTCAGGTTTCCTTCTTCTCACTGTGGGTATGCTGGTCCAATGGGCAACGCTTCCCACTCTCCTCATGTGGCCTCTGTTAGTCGTTCTGTATTATCGGTTGGCAAGGCAGGAGGAGAAGGATATGGAGGCTAAATTCGCAGAGAAGTACAGAGAATACAGAACCAGAGTTTCGATGTTTTTGCCGCTTCCAAGGATTAAACGAATCCGCGCCTGAGAGGCTAGGTGATTGCTTGCCCGGTTTCGCCTCAGTGAAAGATCCTGTGGAGGTTCGGTATGATCGTGTGGCTAGGTTTTACGATGCGTTGACGGCTGTTGTTGAGTGGTTTGTTTCTAGGAATAGGCGGCTGCTGCTGCGCCAAGCGAGAGGCAGTATTCTTGAGGTGGGTGTGGGTACGGGCAGCAGTTTTAAGGATTATCCTCGGGGTAAGCGCATTGTGGCTGTGGACATCAGCCGAGGGATGTTGAGTCGAGCAGAAGCGAAGACGAAGAATTACGAGGGCGTTGTGAATCTGCGCCGTGAAGATGTGCAGCGACTCTCATTTGGCAATGGGACTTTTGACACGGTTTTTACTTCATGTGTTTTTTGTTCGGTGTCTGATCCGCTGAAAGGGCTGGGTGAACTGCACAGAGTGTTGCGTAGCGGTGGGAAACTGCTTATGGTTGAGCATGTGCGCAGTCGGGGCAAGGTGCTGGGCTGGGTTATGGACAAGTTGAACCCCATGGTGGCTAGGTACGGTGTGGACAACATCAACAGGGACACGGTGGATGTCTTGCGAAAGGTTGGGTTCCGAATTGAGCATGATAGGAACTTGGCGTATGATGTTGTGAAAGCCATAGTCGCTGTCAAGTAGGCGGGAAACCCCAAAGAATAAATACGATTACTCGTAATCATTTCTACGAATGAATGACTGTTAGGGAGCATAGATTTTGTCAACAGTTGAACAGGTTTCCTCGACTATTGAAGAGTATTTGGAGGCTATTTACCGACTGCAGGAAAGGGACGGTGCCGCCAAAACCACGGAATTAGCTAAGAAGTTGAATGTCGCGTTGGGCACGATCACGAACACGGTTGAAAGCATGGAAAAGCAAAGCCTGGTAGTTCATGAGCCGTACAAAGGTGTCAAACTTACAGCTAAAGGTCGAAAGATTGCTTTGAACGTTGTCCGAAGGCATCGGTTGTCTGAGTGCTTGCTGGTTGATATTTTGAAGTTGGAGTGGGGTAAAGCCCATGATGCTGCCTGCAAGTTGGAACACGCGTTTGCTGATAAAGAGTTGATTGGGCCTTTGGAGAAGGCTTTGGGTAACCCGAAGACCTGTCCTCATGGCAATCCGATTCCGTCGGCGTCTGGAGAAATGGCTGAGGAACGATCTGAAACGCTGGCTAGCCTGAATGCTGGCGAGAAAGGCGTGATCGTGAAGGTTACGGATGAGCGAGAAGACATTCTACAATACTTGGGCAAGCTAGGCTTCAGACTGGGTGCGCGGGTGGAGGTTCAAGAGAAGGCGCCGTTCAACGGTCCCATCATGATTCGAGTTGGCGACTCGAGCATCGCTTTGGGGCAGAATGTTGCTTCTGTGATTTGGGTTAAGAGAACTAAGGCTTAGAAGGAGATCGGTTCGTAATGCTCGGTCAATATTTGATTGCTTTTAGGGAAGTTTTGGAAGCCGCTTTGATAACGTCCATTGTTTTGGC is part of the Candidatus Bathyarchaeia archaeon genome and encodes:
- a CDS encoding class I SAM-dependent methyltransferase; translated protein: MPGFASVKDPVEVRYDRVARFYDALTAVVEWFVSRNRRLLLRQARGSILEVGVGTGSSFKDYPRGKRIVAVDISRGMLSRAEAKTKNYEGVVNLRREDVQRLSFGNGTFDTVFTSCVFCSVSDPLKGLGELHRVLRSGGKLLMVEHVRSRGKVLGWVMDKLNPMVARYGVDNINRDTVDVLRKVGFRIEHDRNLAYDVVKAIVAVK
- a CDS encoding isoprenylcysteine carboxylmethyltransferase family protein, translating into MIDYGYGDWYLVALNVLIFGLFALFIPFKRRLYRLPSSIYVAFVVALYAEMYGFPLTIYVLSWLFGYQNPMTHMAGHIFASVVGEGFFFTVLHPLSVLMLVGGALLVIYGWQEVFSARQGLVTTGLYAYMRHPQYSGFLLLTVGMLVQWATLPTLLMWPLLVVLYYRLARQEEKDMEAKFAEKYREYRTRVSMFLPLPRIKRIRA
- a CDS encoding YHS domain-containing protein, translating into MSTVKDPVCGMTVDEKTAAHKTIHDNKVYYFCSSTCQTEFVKDPDKYLQQTSTAGRHAGHYGGYCGSSGCGPPARGVAWYLYLGLLLLLLLTLLLAR
- a CDS encoding metal-dependent transcriptional regulator, with the protein product MSTVEQVSSTIEEYLEAIYRLQERDGAAKTTELAKKLNVALGTITNTVESMEKQSLVVHEPYKGVKLTAKGRKIALNVVRRHRLSECLLVDILKLEWGKAHDAACKLEHAFADKELIGPLEKALGNPKTCPHGNPIPSASGEMAEERSETLASLNAGEKGVIVKVTDEREDILQYLGKLGFRLGARVEVQEKAPFNGPIMIRVGDSSIALGQNVASVIWVKRTKA
- a CDS encoding helix-turn-helix transcriptional regulator, encoding MLALAHTFIVGNMVSQAKTDPLQDLLSDFSRFYILMILYEGPAHGYSILSRFKQRLGKKVSPSLVYPFLQQLEEKGLVKHTLKPVGEKEKKVFELTKEGKELSIGLFKRFAGLVSIAIEPSLNVCAHCGCKVYEGGYREVIDGKDTTFCCMHCANSYKEERRLSKGLVKGGKHVHS